One genomic window of Cannabis sativa cultivar Pink pepper isolate KNU-18-1 chromosome 2, ASM2916894v1, whole genome shotgun sequence includes the following:
- the LOC115721250 gene encoding uncharacterized protein LOC115721250: MGAGRELQISLDGLRQKNLMQLKKLNTALFPVRYNDKYYVDALSSGEFTKLAYYSDICAGSIACRLEIEKKESGGAPAAAVYIMTLGVLAPYRGIGIGSKLLNHVLDLSSNQNISKVYLHVQTNNEDAINFYKKFGFEITETIHNYYTNITPPDCYVLTKHIGTQTQPKN; encoded by the exons ATGGGAGCTGGGCGCGAGCTCCAAATCTCGTTGGATGGATTAAGGCAAAAGAATCTTATGCAGCTAAAGAAGCTCAACACTGCTCTTTTTCCCGTTCGCTACAACGACAAGTACTACGTCGATGCTCTCTCTTCCGGCGAATTCACCAAGCTAG CATATTACAGCGACATATGTGCCGGTTCTATCGCCTGCCGGCTCGAGATTGAGAAGAAAGAGAGCGGTGGTGCTCCTGCCGCTGCCGTTTACATAATGACTTTAGGTGTTTTAGCACCCTATCGAGGAATAGGAATCGGTTCAAAACTCCTAAACCATGTTCTTGATCTCAGCTCAAACCAAAACATTTCTAAAGTTTATTTACATGTGCAGACAAATAACGAAGACGCCATAAATTTCTACAAGAAATTCGGGTTCGAAATCACTGAAACTATTCACAACTACTATACCAACATCACACCACCAGATTGCTATGTTCTTACCAAACATATCGGTACCCAAACTCAACCCAAGAACTAA